A region of Ictidomys tridecemlineatus isolate mIctTri1 chromosome 4, mIctTri1.hap1, whole genome shotgun sequence DNA encodes the following proteins:
- the Igsf22 gene encoding immunoglobulin superfamily member 22 isoform X2, translating to MTTIHHQQMLQEHVSMEFSSSTTHIQTFSQTTKIVGEEVMTRKSSSTVEFFSLVTRSSNIPAGESVPEFVEKPHPITLPEGDKAEFRARVQGNPKPNVSWKRESGIPIKESAKIFYDSINKEHVLKLEPLTSDDSDNYKCIASNDHADAIYTVSLLVTEGQEKLDFKKMLKKRAPPPPKKKQKVTDEKEMLEILSKVPKKDFEKVCMEYGFTDFRGLLKKLKGMKKKAEVEAIRILKPLEDIETKIDTTVTFECILELKDPNVKMIWIKDTEPLRIQYSLGKYDVKQMGTKYMLVITNVNMSDAGVYSLSVGDKRMSAQLTVLDEPLKILGDLKPLKVTERQTALFEVRLSKKEPNFVWKFNGKELKRDDKYEISVSEDGLTHTLKIKDARLSDSGEFSVQAGNLVQKAQLTIDRIPIKFVSTLKNARVKEKSRACLECELNSKDVTLRWKKDGQLLAHGSKYSMNHEGKRAELIIEDAQLSDGGEYTVVAMQNGDPTEYCSTATLTVEERLATVKSGMSDVHAATGSPAELCVVLNDEKVEGVWLKDGKEITDLPGVQIVKQGAVHKLIFPNMGPEYEGKYTFRAKGAESEASVFIADPPAIDPSILEALAAHPVTVKVGHTAHIKVPFRAKPLPKVTWYKDGMEVTEEERVSMERGEDQALLTISNCVREDSGLVLLKLKNDYGTATATLHLNVLDRPKPPQGRVEFLELSGNCVHMKWKAPKDNGGRPVTQFIVERRAVGKKSWIKIGEVDGKVTNFSTNKVEEGKAYQFRILAVNSEGVSDPLETDEVFAGNPIEPPGFASQPQVTDVTKETVTITWNAPTQDGGAPVLGYIVERRKKGSNLWVPVNKDPVQGTKYTVDGLLEDTEYEFRVIAVNKAGPGQPSMPSSSVVAKDPVKPPGLVQGLHVSDSSNSSISLGWQEPIEGDPPSGYILEMRAEDSKEWSKCTKIPISGTCYTVGGLTERQKYFFRIRAVNEAGVGEPVELDEGVRAMPPPAAPKFDLSARLKSHMVVRAGTALCIHAAFSGSPPPDVIWKKDGITTKGRETITKGKNHSQFLINSTKRSDSGVYRILLQNEFGEAHYDIHVHVTDFPRPPTNLQLFEEVPNTVTLTWNHSPDVQEDGDAHYVIMKRDASSPTWFTAAERVFSNKYTVTGLLPGRKYYFRVVARNEIGDSDPLDSKDTWLVNKDHIENLDTKLKPYQQKDWRHAPRFLTPLKPHMVLQGQDCTMTCAFLGNPRPTVTLYKGDVNITANSKFWYNSTSGVCTLVIPTCTLKDSGEYSVLVENELGKDRSSCTLTVYDKDDKSILTSITENLQKKSKHLM from the exons ATGACGACCATTCACCACCAGCAGATGCTTCAGGAGCACGTGTCCATGGAGTTCTCCAGCTCCACCACCCACATACAGACCTTCTCCCAGACAACCAAGATCGTGGGAG AGGAAGTCATGACGAGGAAGTCCTCCAGCACAGTGGAGTTCTTCAGTTTGGTGACCCGGAGTTCCAACATCCCTGCCGGCGAGAGCGTCCCTGAGTTTGTGGAGAAACCTCACCCAATCACCTTACCTGAGG GGGATAAAGCTGAGTTCCGAGCACGGGTGCAGGGGAACCCCAAACCCAATGTCTCCTGGAAGAGGGAGAGTGGCATCCCCATCAAGGAGTCCGCCAAGATATTCTACGACAGCATTAACAAGGAGCACGTGCTAAAG CTGGAACCACTGACCTCAGATGACTCCGACAACTACAAGTGCATTGCAAGCAATGACCATGCAGATGCCATCTACACCGTGTCCCTGCTGGTAACAGAGG GTCAAGAAAAACTAGATTTCAAGAAGATGTTGAAGAAGAG GGCTCCTCCACCCCCCAAGAAGAAGCAGAAAGTGACAGATGAGAAAGAGATGCTGGAGATTTTGTCCAAGGTGCCCAAGAAAGACTTTGAAAAGGTCTGCATGGAGTATGGTTTCACTGACTTCCGGGGGCTGCTCAAGAAGCTCAAAGGGAtgaagaagaaagcagaagtggaG GCCATCCGGATTCTGAAGCCCCTGGAAGACATAGAGACCAAGATTGATACCACAGTAACCTTTGAGTGCATCCTAGAGCTGAAGGACCCCAATGTCAAGATGATATGGATCAAG GATACTGAGCCACTGAGGATCCAATACTCCCTGGGCAAGTATGATGTGAAGCAGATGGGCACCAAGTACATGCTGGTGATTACCAACGTAAACATGAGTGACGCCGGCGTCTACAGCCTGTCTGTGGGTGATAAGCGGATGAGTGCACAGCTCACAGTGCTGG ATGAGCCACTGAAGATCTTAGGAGATCTGAAGCCACTAAAGGTGACAGAGCGCCAGACAGCTTTGTTTGAGGTCCGTCTCTCAAAGAAAGAGCCCAACTTTGTGTGGAAGTTCAATGGGAAGGAGTTGAAGAGGGATGACAAATATGAAATCTCAGTGTCTGAGGATGGTCTGACCCACACACTTAAGATAAAGGATGCCAGACTCAGCGACAGTGGCGAGTTCTCTGTTCAAGCAGGGAACCTGGTACAGAAGGCTCAGCTCACTATTGACC GCATTCCCATAAAGTTTGTGAGCACTCTCAAAAATGCACGTGTGAAAGAGAAGAGTCGTGCATGTCTCGAGTGTGAGCTGAATTCCAAGGATGTGACACTGAGATGGAAGAAAGATGGGCAGCTGCTGGCACATGGCTCCAAGTATAGCATGAACCACGAGGGCAAGCGAGCAGAACTGATCATTGAGGATGCACAGCTCAGCGACGGTGGCGAGTACACTGTGGTGGCCATGCAGAATGGGGATCCCACTGAATACTGTAGTACAGCCACCCTCACTGTGGAAG AGCGCCTGGCCACAGTGAAGAGCGGGATGTCTGACGTTCACGCTGCCACCGGGAGCCCAGCGGAACTGTGCGTAGTGCTGAATGACGAGAAGGTGGAAGGCGTGTGGCTGAAGGATGGCAAGGAG ATCACTGACTTGCCGGGTGTGCAGATCGTGAAGCAGGGTGCAGTGCACAAGCTCATCTTCCCCAACATGGGCCCGGAGTATGAGGGCAAGTATACATTCCGAGCCAAGGGTGCCGAGAGTGAAGCCTCCGTATTCATCGCGG ATCCTCCTGCCATTGACCCGTCAATCCTGGAGGCACTAGCTGCACACCCTGTGACTGTGAAGGTAGGCCACACAGCCCACATAAAGGTGCCTTTTCGGGCAAAGCCACTGCCCAAAGTGACGTGGTACAAGGACGGCATGGAAGTTACGGAGGAGGAACGTGTGTCCATGGAGCGCGGGGAAGACCAGGCACTGCTCACCATCTCAAACTGCGTGCGTGAAGACAGTGGCCTGGTTCTGCTCAAGCTTAAGAATGACTACGGCACAGCCACAGCCACTCTGCACCTCAATGTGCTGG ACCGCCCCAAGCCTCCACAGGGCCGAGTGGAGTTCCTGGAGCTCTCCGGTAATTGTGTGCACATGAAGTGGAAGGCCCCTAAGGACAACGGAGGACGACCTGTGACACAGTTCATAGTGGAACGGAGGGCAGTTGGCAAGAAATCCTGGATTAAGATAGGCGAGGTGGATGGCAAAGTCACCAACTTCTCCACCAATAAGGTGGAAGAGGGAAAAGCCTACCAGTTCCGTATCCTGGCAGTCAATTCAGAGGGTGTGAGTGACCCCCTGGAGACTGACGAAGTATTTGCAGGAAATCCCATAG AACCCCCAGGTTTTGCCTCCCAGCCTCAAGTGACTGATGTGACCAAAGAAACTGTGACCATCACATGGAATGCCCCTACACAGGATGGGGGAGCCCCAGTGCTTGGCTATATTGTGGAGCGAAGAAAGAAAGGCAGTAACTTGTGGGTACCAGTCAACAAGGACCCCGTACAGG GTACCAAGTATACCGTGGATGGTCTCCTGGAGGACACAGAATATGAATTCCGAGTGATAGCTGTGAATAAGGCAGGCCCTGGACAGCCCAGTATGCCATCCAGTTCAGTGGTAGCCAAGGATCCTGTTA AACCCCCAGGCTTGGTGCAGGGACTGCATGTGTCTGATTCATCCAACTCGAGTATTTCCCTGGGCTGGCAGGAGCCTATAGAAGGAGACCCACCCTCTGGCTATATCCTTGAGATGCGGGCTGAAGACAGCAAGGAGTGGTCCAAGTGCACAAAAATCCCCATCTCAGGCACCTGCTACACAGTGGGGGGCCTGACTGAGAGGCAGAAGTACTTCTTCCGCATCCGGGCTGTGAATGAAGCTGGGGTTGGGGAGCCTGTGGAGCTAGATGAAGGGGTTCGTGCCATGCCACCACCAG CTGCCCCAAAGTTTGACCTCAGTGCACGGCTGAAGAGTCACATGGTGGTTCGTGCTGGGACAGCTCTCTGCATCCATGCAGCCTTCTCT GGCTCACCACCACCCGATGTGATCTGGAAGAAAGATGGTATCACTACAAAGGGCCGGGAAACAATCACCAAAGGCAAAAACCATTCCCAATTCCTCATCAATAGCACCAAGCGCTCTGACTCAGGGGTGTATCGAATCTTGCTCCAGAATGAATTTGGAGAGGCACACTATGACATTCACGTGCATGTGACAG ATTTCCCCCGGCCTCCTACAAACCTACAACTGTTTGAGGAGGTCCCCAACACAGTGACTCTGACCTGGAACCACAGCCCTGACGTGCAGGAAGATGGTGATGCACACTATGTCATCATGAAGCGGGATGCCAGCAGTCCCACATGGTTCACGGCAGCTGAGCGTGTCTTCAGCAACAAATACACAGTGACAGGGCTGCTCCCAGGCAGAAAGTACTATTTCAGAGTGGTAGCCAGGAATGAAATTGGTGACAGTGATCCACTGGACTCCAAGGATACCTGGCTCGTCAATAAGGACCACA TTGAAAACCTGGACACCAAGCTGAAGCCATACCAGCAGAAGGACTGGCGCCACGCACCTCGTTTCCTGACTCCGCTCAAGCCACACATGGTGCTCCAAGGCCAGGATTGCACCATGACCTGCGCCTTCCTTGGGAACCCACGGCCCACAGTGACCCTCTACAAGGGCGATGTCAACATCACGGCCAACTCCAAGTTCTGGTACAACTCCACGAGTGGAGTATGCACCCTTGTCATTCCCACCTGCACACTAAAAGACAGTGGGGAGTACAGCGTGCTGGTGGAGAATGAACTTGGCAAGGACCGCAGCAGCTGCACACTTACCGTCTATG ATAAGGATGACAAGTCAATTCTAACATCCATCACTGAGAACCTACAGAAGAAATCAAAGCACCTGATGTga
- the Igsf22 gene encoding immunoglobulin superfamily member 22 isoform X4 produces MLKKRAPPPPKKKQKVTDEKEMLEILSKVPKKDFEKVCMEYGFTDFRGLLKKLKGMKKKAEVEAIRILKPLEDIETKIDTTVTFECILELKDPNVKMIWIKDTEPLRIQYSLGKYDVKQMGTKYMLVITNVNMSDAGVYSLSVGDKRMSAQLTVLDEPLKILGDLKPLKVTERQTALFEVRLSKKEPNFVWKFNGKELKRDDKYEISVSEDGLTHTLKIKDARLSDSGEFSVQAGNLVQKAQLTIDRIPIKFVSTLKNARVKEKSRACLECELNSKDVTLRWKKDGQLLAHGSKYSMNHEGKRAELIIEDAQLSDGGEYTVVAMQNGDPTEYCSTATLTVEERLATVKSGMSDVHAATGSPAELCVVLNDEKVEGVWLKDGKEITDLPGVQIVKQGAVHKLIFPNMGPEYEGKYTFRAKGAESEASVFIADPPAIDPSILEALAAHPVTVKVGHTAHIKVPFRAKPLPKVTWYKDGMEVTEEERVSMERGEDQALLTISNCVREDSGLVLLKLKNDYGTATATLHLNVLDRPKPPQGRVEFLELSGNCVHMKWKAPKDNGGRPVTQFIVERRAVGKKSWIKIGEVDGKVTNFSTNKVEEGKAYQFRILAVNSEGVSDPLETDEVFAGNPIEPPGFASQPQVTDVTKETVTITWNAPTQDGGAPVLGYIVERRKKGSNLWVPVNKDPVQGTKYTVDGLLEDTEYEFRVIAVNKAGPGQPSMPSSSVVAKDPVKPPGLVQGLHVSDSSNSSISLGWQEPIEGDPPSGYILEMRAEDSKEWSKCTKIPISGTCYTVGGLTERQKYFFRIRAVNEAGVGEPVELDEGVRAMPPPAAPKFDLSARLKSHMVVRAGTALCIHAAFSGSPPPDVIWKKDGITTKGRETITKGKNHSQFLINSTKRSDSGVYRILLQNEFGEAHYDIHVHVTDFPRPPTNLQLFEEVPNTVTLTWNHSPDVQEDGDAHYVIMKRDASSPTWFTAAERVFSNKYTVTGLLPGRKYYFRVVARNEIGDSDPLDSKDTWLVNKDHIENLDTKLKPYQQKDWRHAPRFLTPLKPHMVLQGQDCTMTCAFLGNPRPTVTLYKGDVNITANSKFWYNSTSGVCTLVIPTCTLKDSGEYSVLVENELGKDRSSCTLTVYGKAPKSPSCQGQGCQAVISVWGPLINSLHLASTIFYLF; encoded by the exons ATGTTGAAGAAGAG GGCTCCTCCACCCCCCAAGAAGAAGCAGAAAGTGACAGATGAGAAAGAGATGCTGGAGATTTTGTCCAAGGTGCCCAAGAAAGACTTTGAAAAGGTCTGCATGGAGTATGGTTTCACTGACTTCCGGGGGCTGCTCAAGAAGCTCAAAGGGAtgaagaagaaagcagaagtggaG GCCATCCGGATTCTGAAGCCCCTGGAAGACATAGAGACCAAGATTGATACCACAGTAACCTTTGAGTGCATCCTAGAGCTGAAGGACCCCAATGTCAAGATGATATGGATCAAG GATACTGAGCCACTGAGGATCCAATACTCCCTGGGCAAGTATGATGTGAAGCAGATGGGCACCAAGTACATGCTGGTGATTACCAACGTAAACATGAGTGACGCCGGCGTCTACAGCCTGTCTGTGGGTGATAAGCGGATGAGTGCACAGCTCACAGTGCTGG ATGAGCCACTGAAGATCTTAGGAGATCTGAAGCCACTAAAGGTGACAGAGCGCCAGACAGCTTTGTTTGAGGTCCGTCTCTCAAAGAAAGAGCCCAACTTTGTGTGGAAGTTCAATGGGAAGGAGTTGAAGAGGGATGACAAATATGAAATCTCAGTGTCTGAGGATGGTCTGACCCACACACTTAAGATAAAGGATGCCAGACTCAGCGACAGTGGCGAGTTCTCTGTTCAAGCAGGGAACCTGGTACAGAAGGCTCAGCTCACTATTGACC GCATTCCCATAAAGTTTGTGAGCACTCTCAAAAATGCACGTGTGAAAGAGAAGAGTCGTGCATGTCTCGAGTGTGAGCTGAATTCCAAGGATGTGACACTGAGATGGAAGAAAGATGGGCAGCTGCTGGCACATGGCTCCAAGTATAGCATGAACCACGAGGGCAAGCGAGCAGAACTGATCATTGAGGATGCACAGCTCAGCGACGGTGGCGAGTACACTGTGGTGGCCATGCAGAATGGGGATCCCACTGAATACTGTAGTACAGCCACCCTCACTGTGGAAG AGCGCCTGGCCACAGTGAAGAGCGGGATGTCTGACGTTCACGCTGCCACCGGGAGCCCAGCGGAACTGTGCGTAGTGCTGAATGACGAGAAGGTGGAAGGCGTGTGGCTGAAGGATGGCAAGGAG ATCACTGACTTGCCGGGTGTGCAGATCGTGAAGCAGGGTGCAGTGCACAAGCTCATCTTCCCCAACATGGGCCCGGAGTATGAGGGCAAGTATACATTCCGAGCCAAGGGTGCCGAGAGTGAAGCCTCCGTATTCATCGCGG ATCCTCCTGCCATTGACCCGTCAATCCTGGAGGCACTAGCTGCACACCCTGTGACTGTGAAGGTAGGCCACACAGCCCACATAAAGGTGCCTTTTCGGGCAAAGCCACTGCCCAAAGTGACGTGGTACAAGGACGGCATGGAAGTTACGGAGGAGGAACGTGTGTCCATGGAGCGCGGGGAAGACCAGGCACTGCTCACCATCTCAAACTGCGTGCGTGAAGACAGTGGCCTGGTTCTGCTCAAGCTTAAGAATGACTACGGCACAGCCACAGCCACTCTGCACCTCAATGTGCTGG ACCGCCCCAAGCCTCCACAGGGCCGAGTGGAGTTCCTGGAGCTCTCCGGTAATTGTGTGCACATGAAGTGGAAGGCCCCTAAGGACAACGGAGGACGACCTGTGACACAGTTCATAGTGGAACGGAGGGCAGTTGGCAAGAAATCCTGGATTAAGATAGGCGAGGTGGATGGCAAAGTCACCAACTTCTCCACCAATAAGGTGGAAGAGGGAAAAGCCTACCAGTTCCGTATCCTGGCAGTCAATTCAGAGGGTGTGAGTGACCCCCTGGAGACTGACGAAGTATTTGCAGGAAATCCCATAG AACCCCCAGGTTTTGCCTCCCAGCCTCAAGTGACTGATGTGACCAAAGAAACTGTGACCATCACATGGAATGCCCCTACACAGGATGGGGGAGCCCCAGTGCTTGGCTATATTGTGGAGCGAAGAAAGAAAGGCAGTAACTTGTGGGTACCAGTCAACAAGGACCCCGTACAGG GTACCAAGTATACCGTGGATGGTCTCCTGGAGGACACAGAATATGAATTCCGAGTGATAGCTGTGAATAAGGCAGGCCCTGGACAGCCCAGTATGCCATCCAGTTCAGTGGTAGCCAAGGATCCTGTTA AACCCCCAGGCTTGGTGCAGGGACTGCATGTGTCTGATTCATCCAACTCGAGTATTTCCCTGGGCTGGCAGGAGCCTATAGAAGGAGACCCACCCTCTGGCTATATCCTTGAGATGCGGGCTGAAGACAGCAAGGAGTGGTCCAAGTGCACAAAAATCCCCATCTCAGGCACCTGCTACACAGTGGGGGGCCTGACTGAGAGGCAGAAGTACTTCTTCCGCATCCGGGCTGTGAATGAAGCTGGGGTTGGGGAGCCTGTGGAGCTAGATGAAGGGGTTCGTGCCATGCCACCACCAG CTGCCCCAAAGTTTGACCTCAGTGCACGGCTGAAGAGTCACATGGTGGTTCGTGCTGGGACAGCTCTCTGCATCCATGCAGCCTTCTCT GGCTCACCACCACCCGATGTGATCTGGAAGAAAGATGGTATCACTACAAAGGGCCGGGAAACAATCACCAAAGGCAAAAACCATTCCCAATTCCTCATCAATAGCACCAAGCGCTCTGACTCAGGGGTGTATCGAATCTTGCTCCAGAATGAATTTGGAGAGGCACACTATGACATTCACGTGCATGTGACAG ATTTCCCCCGGCCTCCTACAAACCTACAACTGTTTGAGGAGGTCCCCAACACAGTGACTCTGACCTGGAACCACAGCCCTGACGTGCAGGAAGATGGTGATGCACACTATGTCATCATGAAGCGGGATGCCAGCAGTCCCACATGGTTCACGGCAGCTGAGCGTGTCTTCAGCAACAAATACACAGTGACAGGGCTGCTCCCAGGCAGAAAGTACTATTTCAGAGTGGTAGCCAGGAATGAAATTGGTGACAGTGATCCACTGGACTCCAAGGATACCTGGCTCGTCAATAAGGACCACA TTGAAAACCTGGACACCAAGCTGAAGCCATACCAGCAGAAGGACTGGCGCCACGCACCTCGTTTCCTGACTCCGCTCAAGCCACACATGGTGCTCCAAGGCCAGGATTGCACCATGACCTGCGCCTTCCTTGGGAACCCACGGCCCACAGTGACCCTCTACAAGGGCGATGTCAACATCACGGCCAACTCCAAGTTCTGGTACAACTCCACGAGTGGAGTATGCACCCTTGTCATTCCCACCTGCACACTAAAAGACAGTGGGGAGTACAGCGTGCTGGTGGAGAATGAACTTGGCAAGGACCGCAGCAGCTGCACACTTACCGTCTATGGTAAGGCCCCGAAGAGTCCATCCTGTCAGGGGCAGGGGTGCCAAGCAGTTATTTCAGTTTGGGGGCCATTAATCAACTCTCTTCATTTGGCTAgcaccattttttatttattctaa